GTGCTGCGGGAGATCCTGGCCCGGGAAGGCGCGCTCGATGCGGGTTTCGGCGCCGCCGGCCAGGTCCCGGGCGCGGTACGGGCGGCGCTCGCAGACGTCAACGCGGAACTGGCCAGCGCCCGGGTGCGGGAGGCCCTCGGGCGCATCGTCGAGACCGAAGAGCGGGTCTACCGGTCTGGCGCGCGCACGTCGTACTTCGCGGATTCGCTCGGCATCGATGTTCTCACCGACACCACCGAGCGAAGCCCGACGTTCTGCACGCCGTCGTTCCGCAAGTGGGACGATCACGATGCGTCCGAGTCGTGGGCGTTTCTCTTCACTCCGGTCGAGTCCACCGGCGAGGCGTGGACACGCCTGCTTCGCAGGCCGCCGCAGACGATCGAGTGGAGCGATCGGGACCTGGCGGCCCTTCTCGACGCGGAGGCCGCGGTTCGGCAGAAAGCCGTCGTTCGGGAGATCGGCTGCCGCGAACTGATGCGGTTCCGCATTGGCCTGGACGGACTCGTCCAGCGTCCGACACGACCGCAGGACGCCGTGCTCGCAGTCGTGTGCGAACGCGACATGGTGCTGATGGGCGATGCCGACTCGACATTGTCGTCCAGGCTGGCGGAGGCCCGCGAGGTCGGTGCCGCGGCCCTGCTCGTCGCGATCGGTCGCGCGGCCTTTCTCGAGGAACTCGAGCGGTCAGCGGCGTTTCAGTTGGCTGGTTTGACGGTGACGCTTCGCATTCCCGACGGCCGGTTCCTGCTCGACCCGCTCACCCGCGTGGGAGCCAAGATGCTGCTGAACGCGCTATCCACCTGCACGATGGTGCGGCTGGGGCGCGTCATCGGCAATCGAATGATCTGGGTGGTGCCGAGCAACCTGAAGCTGATTGACCGGTCCGCGCGCTATATCCGCGACCTGGCCAACGTGAGCTACGAACGGGCGTGCGAGGCGCTGTTCGAGGTCATCGACTTCATCGAGCCGCGTCGCCGTGCGGGGAAGGCCTACCCGCCGCCCGTCGGTGTTGCCACGATGTGTCTGCGTCACGGCCTCGACCTCGAGGCCGCTGAGGCGCGCCTGCACGAAGAATTGGCGTGACCGAACCCTCGACGTCGCGGCGGCTCACGCCCTGATCTTCTTCCGGGCTGTCGGGCGCGCGGGCGTCTTGCTCGTCGCGGCGGCCGCGCGGCGCCGAGCCCCGGCGGTGCGGCGGCGCCCCGCCTCGTACTGGCTGACGTACTCGTCCACCGACACGCTGCCAATCGTTTCTTCGATGACCTCGATGGGCACATCCTCCAGCGTGCGGAAGCGGAGACACGCTTTGCCCTTGTCGAGTTTCTTGCCGGCCTTCCTGAAGCCGCTTTGCAGCGCCTTCTCGGCGGCCGGGTTCATGTAGACGGACATCAGGTGGAGCGCGACATAGCCCTTCTGAGAAGCGAGCGCCGCGTAGCAGAGCGGCTGACCGTTGTAGGTCTTCGGATAGCGGCTGAGCGGGATGGCATAGCTGATCATGCCGTAGCCCATCGACTCACGGTAGCCCTTCGGCAGGCTCCGGACGATGGCGTTCCTGAGCGCGGCCACAAACTCGCGGCGCTCCGGGGACAATTCGGCCAGGTACTCCTTCACGTTCGCCGCTGTACTCTTCGCCATCAGCGCCTCCACTGGCCCTTCAACGGATCCCGCCCGAATCGAACGTGCCAGCCAACTGGATGGACATCCCGGTTCGGACCGCTGTCGCGTGTGACGGTGGAAGCATCTTAACAGAAAGAAAAGGCCGCCCGTCCCGAAGGACGAGCGGCCGAGCGATCACGAGGCGGGCACGGCCTGCCTACTTCTTGACGAACTTCTTCACGAACTGGCCAACCGTCTGGTCGAGATTCGGCGTGCCGATCTCCTGCAACTGGTAGGTGACGCGCACGGTGGGCTTCTTGATCTTGATGATCCGGTTCAGATCAATCGGGGTGCCGATCACGACCACGTCGCACGGAACCTTGTTGATCGTCTCTTCCAGGTCCCTCACCTGGCCGGCTCCATATCCCATCGCGGGCAGCAGCGTGCCGATGCCGGTGTACTTCTTGAAAGTGTCGGTGATCGACCGGACCGTGTACGGACGCGGGTCGACGAGTTCTCGGGCGCCGTACTTGTTGGCCGCCACCACGCCGGCGCCGATCTTCATCTCACCGTGCGTGAGCGTCGGGCCGTCCTCGACCACCAGGGCGCGCTTGCCGGTCAGGCGTTCGGGGTGGTCGATGAAGATGGGCGACGCGGCATCGATCATCACCGCCTTCGCATTGACCTTGCGGATGTTCGCGCGCAACTGATCGACGGCCTTCGGCTCCGCGCTGTCGATCTTGTTGATGATCACGATGTCGGCCATCCGGAGGTTGGCCTCGGCCGGGTAGTAGCTCAGTTCGTTTCCGACCCGCAGCGGATCGGCCACGACGATCGCGAGATCCGGCCTGTAGAACGGCATGTCGTTGTTGCCGCCGTCCCACAAGATGACGTCCGCTTCGGCCTGCGCCTGCTCGAGGATGGCGCCGTAGTCCACACCGGCGTAGATGATGATGCCCTCGACGATGTGCGGCTCGTACTCCTCCATCTCCTCGATCGTGCACTTGTGCTTCTTGAGGTCGGCGAGGCTGCCGTACCGCTGGACCTTCTGCTTCTCGAGGTCGCCGTAGGGCATCGGATGCCGGATCGCCGCCACCTTGAGGCCGTGCGACTGCAGCAGGTGCGCCACGCGCCGGCTGGTCTGGCTCTTGCCCGATCCCGTCCGAACCGCGCACACCGAAATCACCGGCTTCGTGCTCTTGATCATCGTCGGCTGCGCGCCGAGGAGCTTGAAGTGGGCGCCGGCGGCATTCACGACCGAGCCGCGGCTCATCACGTAGTTGTAGGCGACGTCGCTGTACGCGAAAACCACTTCCTCGATCTGGTGCTTGCGGATGAGCTTTTCCAGCTCGTTCTCGGCGACGATCGGAATGCCCTTCGGATAGAGCGTCCCCGCGAGCGATGCCGGGTACTTGCGGCCGTCGATGTTCGGAATCTGGGTGGCGGTGAAGGCAACCACGTCGTACCGCTCGTTGTCGCGGTACACAGTATTGAAGTTGTGGAAGTCGCGCCCCGCGGCTCCCATGATGACGGTCTTGATCCGATGCATGCGGTTCCTCTCTGAGAGTGAAGTAGGAGTCAGGAGCCAGGATTCAGGAGCGAGGTACGCGACGAATTCCGAATCCCGATGCCCGATTCCCTTGTGATGACGCCGTAATGACCTTCTCGATACGCTCGATCGCCCAGTCGATATCCTCTCTTCCTTCAGCCTCTCGCAGCCGGGACGCGCAGGCCCGCTCGATGTAGTCCTGCACCTGCATCGAGCGGATCTCCTTCACTGACCGTCCCACAACATGGTGAGCAGCGCCATCCGGACGTACAACCCGTTTGTCGCCTGCCGGAAGTACATCGCGCGCGGATCGGCATCAACAGCCTTGTCGATCTCGACCGTGCGCGGAAGCGGATGCAGGATCAGGGCATCTCGCTTCATGGTCTGGAGGACGGTGCTATCTATCGTATAGCGTCCATGTGCGCCACGATCGGCCATTCGCTCCGGCCTGATCCGCGTCTGGTAGACCACATCCACCTGCGGCAGCACCTTGCCGGCTTCCCGCTCCAGCGCGAACCAGACGTCGTGCTCGTCGAGGTGCTCGAGGATGTCCGCCTTCATCTGCATCTCGGGCGGACTGACGAAGTAGATC
This DNA window, taken from Vicinamibacterales bacterium, encodes the following:
- a CDS encoding DUF1801 domain-containing protein, with amino-acid sequence MAKSTAANVKEYLAELSPERREFVAALRNAIVRSLPKGYRESMGYGMISYAIPLSRYPKTYNGQPLCYAALASQKGYVALHLMSVYMNPAAEKALQSGFRKAGKKLDKGKACLRFRTLEDVPIEVIEETIGSVSVDEYVSQYEAGRRRTAGARRRAAAATSKTPARPTARKKIRA
- a CDS encoding cyclic 2,3-diphosphoglycerate synthase; this encodes MHRIKTVIMGAAGRDFHNFNTVYRDNERYDVVAFTATQIPNIDGRKYPASLAGTLYPKGIPIVAENELEKLIRKHQIEEVVFAYSDVAYNYVMSRGSVVNAAGAHFKLLGAQPTMIKSTKPVISVCAVRTGSGKSQTSRRVAHLLQSHGLKVAAIRHPMPYGDLEKQKVQRYGSLADLKKHKCTIEEMEEYEPHIVEGIIIYAGVDYGAILEQAQAEADVILWDGGNNDMPFYRPDLAIVVADPLRVGNELSYYPAEANLRMADIVIINKIDSAEPKAVDQLRANIRKVNAKAVMIDAASPIFIDHPERLTGKRALVVEDGPTLTHGEMKIGAGVVAANKYGARELVDPRPYTVRSITDTFKKYTGIGTLLPAMGYGAGQVRDLEETINKVPCDVVVIGTPIDLNRIIKIKKPTVRVTYQLQEIGTPNLDQTVGQFVKKFVKK